The following proteins are encoded in a genomic region of Prosthecobacter sp. SYSU 5D2:
- a CDS encoding ABC transporter permease: MVRALGSHTLAIVHGLGNFTLFTVRSFLSVAGARRLFRRVLRSVFEQGVRCLPVILIVGLFTGLVLGLQGYYVLNRFGSESLLGALVSLSLVRELGPVLAALMLVGQAGSALAAELGIQRNTEQVAALETMGVNSLGYLVSPRLLAALVVYPMQTALFVTIGLVGGSLSGSWLLGLEPGIYWSSVERAVQMQDVKECFLKAATFGLLTIALCAYHGFNAHRCRTATGARAVSASTTRAVVQSSITVLAADYVITSFLV; this comes from the coding sequence ATGGTGCGCGCTCTGGGATCTCACACTCTCGCGATTGTTCACGGACTGGGGAATTTCACGCTGTTTACGGTGAGGTCTTTTCTGTCTGTGGCGGGTGCGCGGCGTCTTTTCCGGCGGGTCTTGAGGTCGGTTTTTGAGCAGGGGGTGCGCTGTCTGCCGGTGATCCTGATCGTCGGCCTTTTCACCGGGCTGGTGCTGGGCTTGCAGGGTTATTATGTGCTGAACCGCTTCGGCTCGGAGAGCCTGCTGGGCGCGCTGGTTTCCCTGAGCCTGGTACGGGAGCTGGGGCCGGTGCTGGCGGCGCTGATGCTGGTGGGGCAGGCGGGCTCCGCGCTGGCGGCGGAGCTGGGCATCCAGCGGAACACGGAGCAGGTGGCGGCGCTGGAGACGATGGGGGTGAACAGCCTCGGGTATCTGGTCTCTCCGCGCCTGCTGGCCGCCCTGGTGGTGTATCCCATGCAGACGGCGCTTTTTGTGACCATCGGCCTGGTGGGCGGCAGCCTCTCCGGATCGTGGCTGCTGGGCCTGGAGCCGGGCATTTACTGGTCCTCCGTGGAGCGGGCGGTGCAGATGCAGGATGTGAAGGAATGTTTTCTGAAGGCGGCCACCTTTGGCCTGCTGACCATTGCGCTGTGCGCCTACCATGGATTCAATGCGCACCGCTGCCGCACCGCCACGGGTGCGCGGGCCGTCAGCGCCTCCACCACGCGGGCCGTCGTGCAGTCCAGCATCACCGTGCTGGCGGCGGATTATGTCATCACTTCGTTTCTTGTCTGA
- a CDS encoding glyoxalase superfamily protein, producing the protein MNLSPPIPVLRIFDEDRAREFYLGFLGFSVDWENRLGPGSPLYMQVSRDGCVLHLTGHHGDCCPGSAIRVETQGVREFCEVLRAKAYKHSHPHCEATPWSTLEMAIADPFGSKIHFYETVQAEECASPGA; encoded by the coding sequence ATGAATCTCAGCCCGCCCATTCCCGTTTTGCGGATCTTCGATGAAGACCGGGCCCGGGAGTTTTATCTCGGGTTCCTGGGTTTCTCCGTGGACTGGGAGAACCGTCTTGGGCCGGGTTCGCCGCTTTACATGCAGGTTTCCCGTGACGGCTGCGTGCTGCACCTCACCGGCCACCACGGAGACTGCTGTCCGGGCAGCGCCATCCGGGTGGAGACGCAGGGCGTGCGTGAGTTCTGTGAAGTGCTGAGGGCAAAGGCATACAAACATTCGCATCCGCATTGTGAAGCCACGCCATGGAGCACCCTGGAGATGGCCATTGCAGACCCCTTTGGCAGCAAGATCCACTTTTATGAAACGGTACAGGCGGAGGAGTGCGCCTCACCCGGTGCGTGA
- a CDS encoding Ig domain-containing protein, with protein sequence MISPVQSLQTWILAACLLAASVAAAQQSENPVFQEQALSAGHFQVGMLGSAQMQLVTELEGVTFKARGLPKGLSCDAQTGIISGYPAKAGEAKVVLTAKLGKVSASRKVALTVLPFPELAVGEFQGLSEPHEHGWAPWGAAVHLKVTTGGLLTGKVIVDKRAYPLKGRMLCERDAVYEAALEVAQGVTLQMSYLEGHTAIYATLNEEGSDVETWVSAFPAVPRGSSELQRAKGTYNVLLSAPFRAGQECPKGDGFLVAKFAAGGRVNLKGRLGDGTAVTASSPLLAGEISSRHQVLMHVPLYERRQEGSRTKKSTGVFQGGLEVFVAPEGSFADNGLYPGSSYSLLWLKGAQPGGGDGLYAAGFEMALQGEGRLYRRPAGGKLLLNVQPGQFNGRLRASLDDDIPHLWLHSVTLTSGHKIIPASDLMNGVKKLNIKVNAATGLFSGSYIMDDPDFPKVVFAGAILTTLDTSRASGHLLLQDPSGELTGEPGVMKSYFLDIASQVPPVIGGGAPPSGGGGPGAGLGGPSPGGPFPDPDYPGQPTTGPFPFPEPMPVQPVWGDQGNQGNPGSSSGGTLPTLPSSGSLIIASGSSVSFGGSVNYGGSFNNGVSLINEGSLSFGSGSSTQLSGVPISWISWDGSTIYESPPPP encoded by the coding sequence ATGATATCTCCAGTCCAATCTCTGCAAACCTGGATTCTGGCGGCTTGCCTCCTGGCTGCCTCGGTGGCTGCGGCGCAGCAGTCAGAAAATCCTGTGTTTCAGGAGCAGGCGCTCAGCGCCGGTCATTTCCAGGTCGGCATGCTGGGTAGCGCCCAGATGCAACTGGTGACGGAGCTGGAGGGCGTGACCTTTAAGGCACGTGGGCTGCCCAAAGGGCTGTCCTGTGATGCCCAGACGGGTATCATCTCCGGGTATCCGGCCAAGGCGGGCGAGGCCAAGGTGGTGCTGACCGCGAAGCTGGGAAAAGTCTCCGCCAGCCGCAAGGTGGCGCTGACCGTGCTGCCTTTTCCCGAACTGGCGGTGGGGGAATTCCAAGGTTTGTCAGAACCTCATGAGCATGGCTGGGCGCCCTGGGGTGCGGCGGTGCATCTGAAGGTCACAACCGGAGGCCTGCTGACGGGCAAGGTGATCGTGGACAAGCGTGCCTATCCGCTGAAGGGGCGTATGCTCTGCGAGCGTGATGCTGTGTATGAAGCTGCGCTGGAGGTGGCCCAGGGAGTGACTTTGCAGATGAGCTATCTGGAGGGCCATACGGCCATTTACGCCACCCTGAATGAGGAGGGCTCGGATGTGGAAACCTGGGTCTCGGCCTTTCCGGCAGTGCCAAGGGGGAGCAGTGAACTTCAAAGGGCGAAGGGAACTTACAATGTCCTGCTTTCCGCACCATTCCGTGCGGGCCAGGAATGTCCAAAAGGGGATGGTTTTCTGGTGGCGAAGTTTGCGGCGGGCGGGCGTGTAAACTTGAAAGGCAGGCTGGGCGACGGCACGGCGGTGACGGCCAGCAGCCCTCTTTTAGCGGGAGAAATATCTTCAAGGCATCAAGTGTTGATGCATGTGCCTCTGTATGAAAGGCGGCAGGAAGGAAGCCGGACGAAAAAAAGCACCGGGGTTTTTCAAGGCGGGTTGGAGGTATTTGTCGCCCCAGAAGGCTCTTTTGCTGACAATGGCCTTTATCCGGGCAGCTCCTACTCTCTGCTATGGCTCAAAGGGGCGCAGCCGGGCGGTGGCGACGGTCTGTATGCAGCAGGCTTTGAAATGGCGCTGCAGGGGGAGGGCCGTCTTTACCGGCGCCCTGCGGGAGGAAAGCTGCTGCTGAACGTGCAGCCGGGGCAGTTCAACGGGCGGCTGCGCGCCAGTTTGGATGATGACATTCCCCATCTCTGGTTACATTCCGTGACTCTGACGTCCGGTCACAAGATTATTCCTGCCAGCGACCTGATGAATGGTGTTAAAAAGCTCAACATCAAAGTCAACGCCGCCACGGGCCTTTTCAGCGGCAGTTATATCATGGATGACCCGGACTTTCCCAAGGTGGTTTTTGCCGGAGCCATTCTCACGACTCTGGACACCAGCCGGGCATCCGGCCACCTGCTCCTGCAGGACCCCAGCGGCGAGCTGACGGGTGAACCTGGGGTGATGAAGTCCTATTTCTTGGACATTGCATCCCAGGTACCGCCTGTCATTGGGGGTGGAGCGCCTCCCAGTGGCGGTGGAGGTCCGGGAGCAGGCCTGGGCGGACCGAGTCCAGGAGGACCCTTCCCGGATCCGGATTATCCGGGGCAGCCTACCACGGGCCCGTTTCCTTTCCCCGAGCCCATGCCTGTGCAGCCGGTTTGGGGAGATCAGGGGAATCAAGGGAACCCTGGGAGCTCTTCTGGAGGCACGTTGCCCACTCTGCCTTCGTCCGGCAGCCTGATCATCGCGAGCGGCAGTTCCGTTAGCTTCGGAGGTTCAGTTAACTACGGGGGTTCATTTAACAACGGAGTTTCGCTGATCAACGAAGGTTCGCTGAGCTTCGGGTCCGGCAGCAGCACCCAATTGTCTGGCGTGCCCATCTCCTGGATTTCATGGGACGGGTCCACCATCTATGAGTCTCCTCCACCTCCCTGA
- a CDS encoding DUF4339 domain-containing protein, whose translation MPSPRLYHINQDGEMLGEFTEEQARHYLDEGSLHPDDLAWCTGMATWQPLQILFLTPELPPPPLPGTSPSITSLPLSPVASSVTPPPLPHERPRRTVVKSKAPPPRAMPPELPGKSNLPTPIRPNVEKVPPPYRLEEDKEFIPVHMRPRYTLWGPLFTVIGLVLLMVLLMLFGAHFTGQQELLLRLFPVLAPEVDWLIQNVPGNPSVP comes from the coding sequence ATGCCATCCCCCCGCCTTTACCACATCAACCAGGACGGAGAAATGCTAGGTGAATTCACTGAGGAGCAGGCCCGCCATTATCTGGATGAGGGCAGCCTGCACCCGGATGACCTGGCCTGGTGCACGGGCATGGCCACCTGGCAGCCGCTGCAGATTCTTTTTCTCACGCCGGAGCTGCCGCCGCCGCCGCTCCCCGGCACCTCGCCCTCCATCACCAGTCTGCCGCTCAGTCCGGTCGCCAGCTCCGTCACGCCGCCGCCGCTTCCGCATGAGCGGCCCAGGCGCACGGTCGTCAAATCCAAGGCTCCGCCCCCCCGCGCCATGCCGCCGGAGCTGCCAGGCAAGTCCAACCTGCCGACGCCCATCCGCCCCAATGTGGAAAAGGTGCCTCCGCCTTACCGTCTGGAAGAGGACAAGGAGTTCATTCCCGTCCACATGCGCCCGCGCTACACGCTCTGGGGCCCGCTTTTCACCGTCATCGGTCTGGTCCTGCTGATGGTCCTCCTCATGCTTTTCGGCGCCCACTTCACGGGCCAGCAGGAGCTGCTTTTGAGGCTTTTCCCCGTCCTCGCACCCGAGGTGGACTGGCTCATCCAGAACGTTCCCGGCAATCCTTCCGTTCCTTAG
- the lepA gene encoding translation elongation factor 4, protein MSIERTRNFSIIAHIDHGKTTLSDRLLEATQTITQRQQQDQLLDSMDLERERGITIKAHPVCMNYKAKDGLVYKLNLLDTPGHVDFSYEVSRSLAACEGALLLVDASQGVEAQTVANLNLAMQQNLHVIPVINKIDLPNADVDKVKKQLEEILQLPADEAVSASAKMGIGIIDILEAIVAFVPPPKEPGDGYLRASVFDSVFDPYRGVISYVRVMSGSIVRGQKVRLMASGNDSEIKEVGTFRPKMVACDKLEAGDVGYIIANVKTTADVKIGDTLTESRKPAPEPLPGFKEIHPLVFSGIYPISTDDFEALKMAVGKLQINDAAFTFMAESSAALGFGFRCGFLGLLHMEIVQERLRREFNMDVISTYPSVIYELRKTDGTEILVDNPSFLPPANEIDEIREPIVKVFIMIPNEYIGDIMQLVMDKRGQVNNTETLDDRRVLLHTVIPLNEILVDFNDKLKSLTRGYGSMDYEHAGYKADDLVKMDMLIAGEPVDAFSCIVHRGKAESRGRQLAAKLKEVIPQQLFVVAIQAAIGGKVIARESISALRKDVTAKCYGGDISRKRKLLEKQKEGKKRMKAIGRVNIPQEAFIEVLKTN, encoded by the coding sequence ATGTCCATCGAACGTACCCGCAACTTTTCCATCATCGCTCACATTGACCATGGGAAGACCACGCTGTCCGACCGGCTGCTGGAGGCCACTCAGACGATCACCCAGCGTCAGCAGCAGGACCAGTTGCTGGACAGCATGGACCTGGAGCGCGAGCGCGGCATCACCATCAAGGCCCACCCGGTGTGCATGAACTACAAGGCCAAAGACGGCCTGGTTTACAAACTGAACCTCCTGGACACGCCCGGGCACGTGGATTTCAGCTACGAAGTGAGCCGCTCCCTGGCCGCTTGTGAAGGCGCACTGCTGCTGGTGGATGCCAGCCAGGGCGTGGAAGCGCAGACCGTGGCCAACCTGAACCTGGCCATGCAGCAGAACCTGCACGTCATTCCGGTCATCAACAAGATTGACCTGCCCAATGCGGACGTGGACAAGGTGAAAAAGCAGCTCGAAGAAATCCTGCAACTGCCGGCGGATGAGGCCGTCTCCGCCAGCGCCAAGATGGGCATCGGCATCATTGACATCCTGGAGGCCATCGTCGCCTTCGTCCCGCCGCCCAAAGAACCTGGCGACGGTTACCTGCGCGCATCCGTCTTTGACTCGGTGTTTGATCCTTACCGCGGCGTCATCAGTTATGTGCGGGTCATGTCCGGCAGCATCGTGCGCGGGCAGAAGGTCCGCCTCATGGCCTCCGGCAACGATTCGGAAATCAAGGAAGTCGGCACCTTCCGCCCGAAGATGGTGGCCTGCGACAAGCTGGAGGCCGGTGATGTGGGCTACATCATCGCCAACGTCAAGACCACGGCGGATGTGAAGATCGGCGATACCCTCACCGAATCCCGCAAGCCGGCGCCTGAGCCGCTGCCGGGCTTCAAGGAGATCCATCCGCTGGTCTTCAGCGGCATTTATCCCATCAGCACGGATGACTTCGAAGCCCTGAAAATGGCCGTGGGCAAGCTGCAGATCAATGACGCCGCCTTCACCTTCATGGCGGAAAGCTCCGCCGCGCTGGGCTTTGGTTTCCGTTGCGGTTTCCTGGGCCTCCTGCACATGGAGATCGTCCAGGAGCGTCTGCGCCGCGAGTTCAACATGGACGTCATTTCGACGTATCCCTCCGTTATTTATGAGCTGCGCAAGACGGACGGCACGGAGATCCTGGTGGACAACCCGAGCTTCCTGCCGCCGGCCAATGAGATTGATGAGATCCGCGAGCCGATCGTGAAAGTCTTCATCATGATTCCCAATGAGTACATTGGCGACATCATGCAGCTCGTCATGGACAAGCGCGGCCAGGTGAACAACACCGAGACGCTGGATGACCGCCGGGTGCTGCTCCACACGGTCATTCCGCTGAATGAGATCCTGGTGGACTTCAATGACAAGCTGAAGTCGCTGACCCGTGGTTACGGCAGCATGGACTATGAGCACGCCGGCTATAAGGCCGATGACCTGGTGAAGATGGACATGCTCATCGCCGGTGAGCCGGTGGACGCCTTTTCCTGCATCGTGCACCGGGGCAAGGCCGAATCCCGCGGCCGTCAGCTCGCTGCCAAATTGAAAGAGGTGATTCCGCAGCAGCTCTTCGTGGTGGCCATCCAGGCGGCCATCGGCGGCAAGGTGATCGCCCGTGAAAGCATCAGTGCCCTGCGCAAAGACGTGACCGCCAAGTGCTATGGCGGTGACATCTCCCGTAAGCGCAAGCTTTTGGAAAAGCAGAAGGAAGGCAAGAAGCGCATGAAGGCCATCGGCCGGGTGAACATTCCGCAGGAAGCCTTCATCGAGGTGCTGAAGACTAACTAA